One window of Plasmodium relictum strain SGS1 genome assembly, chromosome: 14 genomic DNA carries:
- the VIT gene encoding iron transporter, putative — protein MVSKKTLEAQKAFYNEDVEKSKEAHDFYHTLDKHGENHNLDRDNLKTIIFGSLDGIITIFAIVSGCVGAKITPTQVIIIGIGNLFANAISMGFSEYTSSSAQRDFMLAEKKREEWEIENCPSEEKQEMIDIYMNKYKFDSEDARNLVEIAFRNKNFFLEHMMSEELGLIITNEDKNEAMKKGIIMFLSFCVFGLIPLSAFVAYIVFFEYTDYNTSFFVVFISTLITLFILGLFKSQFTNQKPLKCALCMVFNGTIAGIVPFLLGILLKNNIADT, from the exons ATGGTAAGCAAAAAAACATTAGAAGCACAAAAAGCTTTTTATAATGAAGACGTAGAAAAGTCAAAAGAAGCGCATGATTTTTATCACACATTAGATAAACATGGGGAAAATCACAATCTTGATAgagataatttaaaaacaataatCTTTGGTAGTTTAGATGgaattataacaatttttgCAATAGTTTCTGGATGTGTAGGTGCAAAAATAACACCTACACAAGTCATAATTATTGGTATCGGAAATTTATTTGCGAATGCAATTTCCATGGGATTTAGTGAATATACGAGTTCTTCAGCTCAAAGAGATTTTATGCTAGCTGAGAAAAAAAGAGAAGAGTGGGAAATAGAAAATTGTCCATCAGAAGAAAAACAAGAAATGATTGAcatttatatgaataaatataaatttgatAGTGAGGATGCAAGGAATTTAGTAGAAATTGcttttagaaataaaaatttttttcttgagCATATGATGTCAGAAGAATTAGGACTTATTATTAcaaatgaagataaaaatgaagctatgaaaaaaggaattattatgtttttaaGTTTTTGTGTCTTTGGATTAATTCCTTTATCTGCTTTTGTGGCTTATATagtattttttgaatatacAGATTATAATACCTCATTTTTTGTTGTTTTTATATCAACcttaataactttatttattttgggATTATTTAAG tcaCAATTTACTAATCAAAAACCTCTCAAATGTGCTCTTTGTATGGTTTTTAATGGAACCATTGCTGGCATTGTTCCGTTTTTATTAGGaattttacttaaaaataatattgctGACACATAA
- a CDS encoding mitochondrial carrier protein, putative — translation MSKDLINGSILHCLETATIGMPLETWKTRMCVYRNENTIKSFTNIYNKGLGQFYAGFYAKLVESASKGAVLLLSKEYLINFCNNLNINETTSGFIGGAGGGICQSLVMSPCTFFITASIDKKINYKEKIIYIFKNTGIKTLYKGNSAMCLRQGTNWASRQGITEWIRNKVIERKKKKEKILNKNDQINNAGSVNSSKNFNLINENISKKKENTYNLSSTEEIICGTVGGALSVWNNPFDVVRVYMQNKANNNIKITFFQSFVNLYKEGGILYLYKGVIPRCFLCIWQTLFMVTGVKLLNKYF, via the coding sequence ATGAGTAAAGATTTAATAAATGGATCAATTTTACATTGTTTAGAAACGGCAACTATAGGTATGCCGTTAGAAACATGGAAAACAAGGATGTGTGTTTATAGAAATGAAAATACGATAAAATCTTttacaaatatttataataaaggATTAGGCCAATTTTATGCTGGTTTTTATGCAAAACTCGTAGAAAGTGCTAGTAAAGGTGcagttttattattatcaaaagaatatttaatCAATTTTtgcaataatttaaatattaatgaaacaACTAGTGGTTTTATTGGAGGAGCTGGTGGTGGTATTTGTCAATCACTAGTTATGTCACCTtgtacattttttataacagCTAGTATTGATAAGAAAATTAactataaagaaaaaattatttacatttttaaaaatacagGAATTAAAACTTTATATAAAGGTAATAGTGCAATGTGTTTAAGACAAGGAACTAACTGGGCAAGTAGACAAGGCATTACTGAATGGATCAGAAATAAGGTtattgaaagaaaaaaaaaaaaagaaaaaatattaaacaaaaatgaCCAAATAAATAATGCGGGAAGTGTTAACTCTTCTAAAAATTtcaatttaataaatgaaaatattagtaaaaaaaaagaaaacacaTATAATTTATCTTCTACCGAGGAAATTATTTGTGGTACTGTTGGTGGTGCACTGTCAGTGTGGAATAATCCATTTGATGTTGTTAGAGTATATATGCAGAACAAagcaaataataatattaagatAACTTTTTTTCAATCGTTTGTTAACTTATATAAAGAAGGGGGTATACTTTACTTATATAAGGGTGTTATACCTCGCTGTTTTCTATGTATTTGGCAGACATTATTTATGGTTACTGGTGTCAagcttttaaataaatatttttaa
- a CDS encoding 50S ribosomal protein L24, putative, whose translation MSRYVKYFVQAKKLDKRKRKYYKLEFLELSKELSIPYPLREQNQPKRLDLSKYLNIEIGDLVKVLYGPDKDKEGIVLNINPKRNTVIVDGCNMKKSAWNVTNKKGSIITQEMPIHITNVAILDPINKKPTVVKRRYMMNGECVRISKISGCAMPEPVNKNVLKEQNNYELFIQKKKTGPPIKDIYAEKDSKNFNLLKKIAYEIKKKRFYEMKNFFKKNEESKENDTHESF comes from the coding sequence atgtCGAGGTATGTTAAATATTTTGTTCAAGCTAAAAAACTGGATAAGAGAAAacgaaaatattataaactAGAATTTTTAGAATTAAGCAAAGAATTAAGTATACCATATCCCTTAAGAGAGCAAAATCAACCGAAGCGATTAGATTTatctaaatatttaaatatagaaataggAGACTTAGTTAAAGTATTATATGGGCCTGATAAAGATAAAGAAGGAATAGTGCTAAATATTAACCCTAAAAGAAATACCGTAATTGTTGATGGAtgtaatatgaaaaaatcaGCATGGAAtgttacaaataaaaaaggatCAATTATTACACAAGAAATGCCCATTCACATAACAAACGTAGCTATTTTAGAtcctattaataaaaaaccAACGGTAGTAAAAAGGAGATATATGATGAATGGGGAGTGTGTAAGAATATCCAAAATTTCAGGTTGTGCAATGCCTGAACctgttaataaaaatgttttgaAAGAACAAAACAATTATGAACTGttcatacaaaaaaaaaaaacaggaCCCCcaataaaagatatatatgcAGAAAAAGATTCGAAAAACTTTAATTTACTGAAAAAAATAGCATacgaaataaaaaaaaaaagattttacgaaatgaagaatttttttaaaaaaaatgaggaaAGCAAGGAAAATGATACACATGAGAGTTTTTAA
- the GCH1 gene encoding GTP cyclohydrolase I, putative, with translation MIKNINLHKSQEIYDENNKKYEKDDPNFLLSTKKFRKNNKRGLEKKKHSINNVIMNNCFKKYKKKVLYATEKKKKKYDSNNKFQDSENLINDKISSLVNENEIKKITSNNKYKNNNNNLSDMKKIKNGQYSKKKKINKIEDNILIKKNKANKNIEKNILKKIKNKKNCNNNKSSKIENQVLGISQNIYNILNILNLPKSDILKRTNQRFAESFLYLTNGYNVDIEKLFKGSMYKRKYRNNSTIKITGIQIYSLCKHHLLPFQGVCTIEYIPNRYILGLSKFSRIVDAFSRRLQLQEDLTNDICNILKKYLKPLHVQVTIVAEHLCISMRGVKEHNSTTITHARNELKNNKYINNSYIDNCFQKENDISMHDDIN, from the coding sequence atgataaaaaatataaacttaCATAAAAGTCAAGAAATTTATGACGAAAACAACAAGAAATATGAAAAAGATGATCctaattttttgttaagtACAAAAAagtttagaaaaaataataaaaggggattagaaaaaaaaaagcatagTATAAACAATGTGATAATGAATAATTGTTTTaagaaatacaaaaaaaaagtactTTATgctacagaaaaaaaaaaaaaaaaatatgattcaaataataaattccAAGACAGTGAAAACCtcataaatgataaaataagcAGCTTggttaatgaaaatgaaattaaaaaaattactagtaataataaatataaaaataacaataacaATTTAAGTgacatgaaaaaaattaaaaacggacaatattctaaaaaaaaaaaaataaataagattgaagataatatattaattaaaaagaacaaagcaaataaaaatattgaaaaaaatattttaaaaaaaataaaaaataaaaagaactgtaataataataaatcttCAAAAATAGAAAACCAAGTTCTTGGTATTagtcaaaatatatataacatattaaatatattaaatttaccTAAATcagatattttaaaaagaacaAATCAAAGGTTTGCTGAatcctttttatatttaacaaATGGTTATAATGTCGacatagaaaaattatttaaaggaTCTATGTACAAAAGAAAATACAGAAACAATTCAACAATAAAAATCACAGGTATTCAAATATATTCTCTGTGTAAGCACCATTTATTGCCCTTTCAAGGAGTATGCACTATTGAATACATTCCTAATAGGTACATTTTGGGTTTATCTAAATTTTCAAGAATTGTAGATGCGTTTTCTAGAAGATTGCAATTACAAGAAGATTTGACTAACGATATTTgtaacattttaaaaaaatatttaaaaccTTTACATGTTCAAGTTACTATAGTTGCTGAACACTTATGTATTAGTATGCGCGGAGTAAAAGAACATAATTCTACTACTATTACACACGCAcgtaatgaattaaaaaataataaatatataaataattccTATATAGATAATTGTtttcaaaaagaaaatgatattaGTATGCATGACGATATCAATTAA
- the PABP gene encoding polyadenylate-binding protein, putative, giving the protein MIATGTNIMHPSFSTASLYVGDLNEEVTEAVLYEIFNTVGHVSSIRVCRDSVTRKSLGYAYVNYHNLADAERALDTLNYTNIKGQPARIMWSHRDPSLRKSGAGNIFVKNLDKSIDNKALFDTFSMFGNILSCKVATDEFGKSKSYGFVHYEDEESAKEAIEKVNGVQLGSKTVYVGPFIKKSERVTNDTKFTNLYVKNFPDSVTETHLRQLFSPYGEITSMIVKTDNKNRKFCFVNYADSESAKNAMENLNGKKITEDGQIDKNYDANKEEAENKNNNNNNASATTNNNNNNNNGSPQNTNTTNTTIGSSNNSINLNDSTANNNNKKENQTESSDHPNILYVGPHQSRARRHAILKAKFDNLNVENKSKHQGVNLYIKNLDDSIDDQMLRELFEPYGTITSAKVMRDEKEQSKGFGFVCFALQEEANKAVTEMHLKIINGKPLYVGLAEKREQRLSRLQQRFRMHPIRHHINSPINSPIQYANPQSPQLQFSQNTLSYGRPVITAFNQNNLISWRHQQAAQQAVHQQAVHQQAAQQQLNFSNNMRGQINQMRLYTQNNIMNNNMNQNKNNSQLHHNQQYANNLAQNGQQQQNISAANQHNTQQLQQQGNNQLLNNNIRNINTRTNRNMTNMNINNQKQLPLNINNKQNTSQTNQINHQPQQQPSQQQKLAQQMQQVPQNNNFKFTSQARNRMEIPNKNTNKVNSINNVNVNFNNNSTLTAAALASAPPSMQKQVLGENLFPLVANYHPTLAGKITGMMLEMDNSELLILLENEEQLKKKIDEALVVLQKAK; this is encoded by the coding sequence atgataGCTACCGGTACTAATATAATGCATCCCAGTTTTTCTACTGCATCTTTATATGTAGGTGATTTGAATGAAGAAGTAACGGAAGCTGttttatatgaaatttttaacACAGTTGGCCATGTTTCCTCAATAAGAGTATGTAGAGATAGTGTAACAAGAAAATCATTAGGGTATGCTTATGTTAATTATCACAACTTAGCTGATGCAGAAAGAGCTTTAGATACATTAAATTATACAAACATAAAAGGACAACCAGCAAGAATAATGTGGAGTCATAGAGACCCTTCATTAAGAAAAAGTGGTGCTGGgaatatttttgttaagaATTTAGATAAATCTATTGATAATAAAGCTTTATTTGATACTTTTAGTATGTTCGGAAATATATTATCATGTAAAGTTGCAACTGATGAATTCGGAAAAAGTAAAAGTTACGGTTTTGTTCAttatgaagatgaagaaagTGCAAAAGAAGCTATTGAAAAAGTGAATGGAGTTCAATTAGGATCTAAGACTGTTTACGTTGGtccttttattaaaaaatccGAACGAGTAACAAATGATACAAAATTTACTaatttatatgtaaaaaattttccaGATAGTGTAACAGAAACCCATTTAAGACAGTTGTTTAGTCCATATGGTGAAATTACCTCAATGATTGTAAAAacagataataaaaatagaaaattttgttttgttAATTATGCTGATTCAGAAAGTGCAAAAAATGCAATGGAAAATTTAAACGgtaaaaaaattactgaAGATGGacaaatagataaaaattatgatgcaaataaagaagaagcagaaaataaaaataataataacaataatgcTTCTGCTACTacgaataataataataataataataatggatCTCCACAAAATACAAATACAACTAATACAACAATAGGTAGTAGTAATAattctattaatttaaatgatagtactgctaataataataacaaaaaagaaaatcagACGGAAAGTTCAGATCAtccaaatattttatatgtgGGCCCTCATCAATCAAGAGCTAGAAGACATGCTATTTTAAAAGCTAAatttgataatttaaatgtagaaaataaaagcaaACATCAAGGTGTAAATTTgtacataaaaaatttagatgaTTCAATTGATGATCAAATGCTGAGAGAATTATTTGAACCATATGGAACTATAACATCAGCAAAAGTTATGAGAGATGAAAAAGAACAAAGCAAAGGTTTTGGATTTGTATGTTTTGCATTGCAAGAAGAAGCAAATAAAGCAGTAACAGAAATGCatctaaaaataattaatggAAAACCTTTATATGTTGGCTTAGCTGAAAAAAGAGAACAACGACTATCTAGATTACAACAAAGATTTCGTATGCACCCAATTAGGCATCACATAAATAGTCCAATTAACTCTCCTATTCAATACGCAAATCCACAATCTCCTCAATTACAATTTAGTCAAAATACTTTAAGTTATGGAAGACCTGTTATTACTGCTTTTAATCAAAATAACTTAATATCTTGGAGACATCAACAGGCAGCTCAACAAGCTGTTCATCAACAAGCCGTTCATCAACAAGCTGCACAGCAACAACTAAACTTCAGTAATAATATGAGAGGGCAAATTAACCAAATGAGATTGTATActcaaaataatattatgaaCAATAATAtgaatcaaaataaaaataattctcaGTTACATCATAATCAACAGTACGCTAATAACTTAGCTCAAAATGGTCAACAACAACAAAATATAAGTGCAGCTAATCAGCATAACACCCAACAATTACAACAACAAGGAAATAACCagttattaaataataatataagaaatattaatacGAGAACAAATAGAAATATGacaaatatgaatataaataatcaaaAACAGTTAcctttaaatattaataacaaACAAAATACATCTCAAACTAATCAAATAAATCATCAGCCTCAGCAACAACCATCACAACAACAAAAATTAGCACAACAAATGCAACAAGTTCctcaaaataataattttaaatttacttCTCAAGCTAGAAATCGCATGGAAATaccaaataaaaatacaaacaAAGTAAATTCTATTAATAATGTAAATGTAaactttaataataattctacGTTAACAGCTGCAGCATTAGCTTCTGCACCTCCTTCTATGCAAAAGCAGGTTTTAGGAGAAAACTTGTTTCCTTTAGTAGCTAATTATCATCCAACATTAGCAGGAAAAATTACAGGGATGATGTTGGAGATGGATAACTCAGAATTACTTATATTattagaaaatgaagaacaattgaagaagaaaattgATGAAGCTTTAGTAGTTTTACAAAAAGCAAAGTAA
- the ASF1 gene encoding histone chaperone ASF1, putative — MSEVNVTKVIVNNPICDILDPFVFTIEFEALNKLEADLEWKIFYISAVNNEGESNQDIELDNIFLGPIERGVMMFDYAVNPPDYKNMDIDSVLGLQAILISANYKEKEFIRIAYYMNAYYKDMELREKPPLIPQYDKICRHIFIENPRIVKFNIGWDSGEKDEFKEFDKENEKIELFNCTKIKDENECNSNITNQSTQENFNISNNNNGNPYITSNFNFNSNNINNDCNQNNFLNNNEHPNDLDNCEIFNANLNGISRITIDNKNS; from the exons atgtctgAAGTAAATGTAACAAAAGTTATAGTAAATAATCCTATATGTGATATATTAGATCCCTTTGTTTTTACTATTGAATTCGAggcattaaataaattagaggCAGATCTTGAatggaaaattttttatatttcagcTGTTAATAACGAAGGAGAAAGTAATCAAGATATTGAATtagataatatttttttaggaCCTATTGAAAGAGGAGTGATGATGTTTGACTATGCAGTTAATCCACCagattataaaaat ATGGATATTGATAGTGTATTGGGATTGCAAGCAATATTAATATCAgcaaattataaagaaaaagaattcaTTAGAATTGCATATTATATGAATGCTTATTATAAAGATATGGAGTTAAGAGAAAAACCTCCTTTAATTCCTcaatatgataaaatatgtaggcatatatttattgaaaATCCGCGAATAGTAAAATTCAATATTGGATGGGATTCAGGAGAAAAAGATGAATTCAAAGAAtttgataaagaaaatgaaaaaattgaattgTTTAATTGCACTAAAAttaaagatgaaaatgaatGTAATTCAAATATAACTAATCAGTCTACtcaagaaaattttaatatttctaataataataatggtaATCCATATATTACatcaaattttaattttaatagtaataatataaataatgattgcaatcaaaataattttttaaataataatgaacaTCCAAATGATTTAGACAATTGTGAAATTTTTAATGCAAATTTAAATGGAATTAGTAGAATTACTatagataataaaaactcctaa
- a CDS encoding cytochrome c heme lyase, putative, translated as MLNISRTNDNNTVDEKVKCPSKMENSSALEIVEKINKRNMMPDVPNYSLNKDDNLSLSKKRHISSIPKNGEEYWLYPSPQQFYNSLLRKNKEVEKDYIDAVVSIHNEINEESWKHVLRYEHMHKKKCSNVTLHRFVGKSDDLSLKARFRSIFTRLEKPFDRHDWFIDRCGTQIKYIIDYYNDESINDDKNIYIDVRPAMDSLSNIWDRVRYPFYEFYFKYIKKNDLFR; from the exons atgcTGAATATAAGTAGAACAAATGATAACAATACAGTTgatgaaaaagtaaaatgCCCCTCAAAAATGGAGAATTCTAGTGCTTTAGAAATTGTTGAAA aaattaataaaagaaatatgatGCCTGACGTACCAAATTACTCATTAAATAAAGATGACAATTTATcattaagtaaaaaaagaCATATTTCTTCTATTCCAAAAAATGGTGAAGAATATTGGTTATATCCATCGCCTCAACaattttataattcattattaagaaaaaataaagaagtaGAAAAAGATTATATTGATGCTGTTGTTAGTATacataatgaaattaatgaaGAATCATGGAAACATGTTTTGAGATATGAACATATGCATAAgaa aaAATGCAGCAACGTGACTTTACATAGATTCGTTGGGAAGTCTGATGATTTATCATTAAAAGCGAGATTTAGAAGTATTTTCACAAG ATTAGAAAAACCTTTTGATAGGCATGACTGGTTTATTGATAGGTGTGGAACtcaaataaaatacataataGATTATTATAATGATGAATCGATAAATGatgataaaaat atatatattgATGTTAGACCAGCTATGGATAGCTTATCAAACATTTGGGATAGGGTGCGTTACcctttttatgaattttattttaaatatattaaaaaaaatgatttgtTTCGTTAA
- the SF3B6 gene encoding splicing factor 3B subunit 6, putative, with product MSRRSIRLPPEVSRILYVRNLPYKISADELYDIFGKYGTVRQIRKGNSEGTKGTSFVVYDDIYDAKNALDHLSGFNVAGRYLVVLYYDPVKAQKKKELKEKLKNEKESL from the exons atGTCTAGGAGAAGTATTCGTTTACCCCCGGAAGTTAGTAGAATTCTATATGTTAG AAATTTACCTTATAAGATATCAGCTGATGAATTGTATGATATTTTTGGGAAATATGGTACTGTTAGGCAAATAAGAAAAGGAAATTCTGAAGGAACGAAAGGAACATCTTTTGTTGTTTATGATGATATATACGATGCAAAGAATGCTTTAGATCATTTATCGGGTTTTAATGTTGCAGGCAGATATTTGGTAGTTTTGTATTATGACCCAGTGAAggctcaaaaaaaaaaggaattaaaagaaaaattaaaaaatgaaaaagaatccttataa